One Bradyrhizobium sp. CCGB12 genomic window carries:
- a CDS encoding mandelate racemase/muconate lactonizing enzyme family protein, translating to MEITDVRAHHFRIPYDAGVASFRQGASAISALDMVLVEVTTDAGLTGWGDAFAYVCPRTARSAVEEMIAPQARGLKVPDAAGIPAVMEQIQRNLHLFGRYGVTMFAISGLDIALWDLAAKIEGVPLHRLLGETRRTAIPAYASLLRIGSPDNIASECRKALALGYGAIKLHETTTPAVFAAREAIGPSIPLMVDMNCPLTGEQAIAFARACGDAQPMFLEEPVWPPEDFAALAEVRSKGGLGVAAGENACTEYQFRQMMNAGAVSHAQPSVIKVGGITEFLKVAALADRLGVKIVPHSPYFGPGLLATLHLLATREDGLVEMFYLKREACLWGSRADVDATGHVAVPSGPGLGYEPDRGVMERYRVT from the coding sequence ATGGAAATCACCGATGTGCGGGCGCACCATTTCCGCATCCCCTATGACGCCGGTGTCGCCAGCTTTCGCCAGGGCGCATCCGCAATCTCCGCGCTCGACATGGTGCTGGTCGAGGTCACCACCGATGCCGGCCTGACCGGCTGGGGCGATGCCTTCGCCTATGTCTGTCCCCGCACCGCGCGCAGCGCCGTCGAGGAGATGATCGCGCCTCAGGCGCGTGGGCTGAAGGTGCCTGATGCGGCCGGCATTCCCGCCGTCATGGAGCAGATCCAGCGCAATCTGCATCTGTTCGGGCGCTACGGCGTCACCATGTTCGCGATATCAGGACTCGACATCGCGCTGTGGGACCTTGCCGCGAAGATCGAGGGCGTGCCGCTCCACCGCCTGCTCGGCGAGACCAGGCGCACGGCTATCCCGGCCTATGCGAGCCTGCTGCGGATCGGCTCGCCCGACAATATCGCGAGCGAATGCAGGAAGGCGCTCGCGCTCGGCTATGGCGCCATCAAGCTGCACGAGACCACGACACCCGCCGTGTTTGCCGCGCGCGAGGCGATCGGGCCAAGCATTCCGCTGATGGTCGACATGAACTGCCCGCTCACGGGCGAGCAGGCGATCGCGTTCGCAAGAGCATGCGGCGATGCGCAACCGATGTTCCTGGAGGAGCCGGTATGGCCGCCGGAGGATTTTGCTGCGCTCGCCGAGGTCCGCAGCAAGGGCGGGCTCGGCGTCGCCGCCGGCGAGAACGCCTGCACCGAATATCAATTCCGCCAGATGATGAACGCGGGCGCGGTGAGCCACGCCCAGCCGTCGGTGATCAAGGTCGGCGGCATCACGGAATTTTTGAAGGTTGCGGCGCTCGCGGATAGGCTCGGCGTCAAGATCGTCCCGCATTCCCCGTATTTCGGCCCCGGCCTGCTGGCGACGCTGCACCTCCTGGCGACGCGCGAGGACGGGCTCGTCGAAATGTTTTATCTGAAGCGCGAGGCCTGCCTCTGGGGC
- a CDS encoding AraC family transcriptional regulator: protein MNPAQRALWYIESHLAEPMALDEIAAVAGVSRFHIVRAFAAATGLPVMRYVRARRLSEAARSLAKGAPDILSLALEADYGSHEAFTRAFRDQFGTTPETVRGASCVSHLKLQEPILMDSTMLDHLKAPRFETAKAFLVAGPAERISCDNGAMIPGLWHRFHQEVADIPARIGNVAYGVCCNGDDAGNFDYIAGVEVADFSDLPRRFGRIRIPEQRYAVFTHTDHVASIRRTVNTIWNQWLPASGLKAADAPSFERYDEKFDPATGNGGFEIWVPVRE from the coding sequence ATGAACCCAGCCCAGCGCGCGCTCTGGTATATCGAGAGCCATCTGGCCGAGCCGATGGCGCTCGATGAGATTGCTGCGGTCGCCGGCGTGTCGCGGTTCCACATCGTGCGCGCGTTTGCCGCAGCCACCGGGCTTCCGGTCATGCGTTACGTGCGCGCGCGGCGGCTGAGCGAGGCCGCGCGCAGTCTTGCGAAGGGCGCGCCGGATATTCTGTCGCTGGCGCTGGAGGCGGATTACGGCTCGCACGAAGCATTCACCCGCGCGTTCCGCGACCAGTTCGGCACGACGCCCGAAACGGTCCGGGGCGCATCATGCGTCAGCCACCTCAAGCTTCAGGAGCCGATCCTCATGGACTCCACCATGCTCGACCATCTCAAAGCCCCGCGCTTCGAGACCGCAAAGGCCTTCCTCGTCGCCGGTCCTGCCGAGCGCATCTCTTGCGACAACGGTGCCATGATCCCCGGTCTGTGGCATCGCTTCCACCAGGAGGTCGCCGACATTCCCGCGCGCATCGGCAACGTCGCGTATGGCGTCTGCTGCAACGGCGATGATGCCGGCAATTTCGACTACATCGCCGGTGTCGAGGTCGCCGACTTCTCCGACCTGCCGCGCCGCTTCGGCCGCATCCGCATCCCCGAGCAGCGCTATGCGGTGTTCACCCACACCGATCACGTCGCCTCTATCCGGCGCACCGTCAACACGATCTGGAATCAATGGCTGCCGGCCTCGGGCCTCAAAGCTGCGGACGCGCCGAGCTTCGAGCGCTACGACGAAAAGTTCGATCCCGCGACCGGCAATGGCGGCTTTGAAATCTGGGTGCCGGTGCGAGAGTAG
- a CDS encoding SMP-30/gluconolactonase/LRE family protein yields the protein MSNVRILATDLEFPEGPVVMPDGSVVLVEIRGQRLTRVYPDGRKEIVAKVPGGPNGAALGPDGKMYICNNGGFSWLPAGKMIMPGPQPDDYRGGSIQRVDLQSGKVETVVSKCGAHDLRGPNDLVFDKHGGLWFSELGKRRAREMDVGGMYYLKPGMEEIVEIVHGVLPANGIGLSPDENTVYIAETPTGRLWAYELSAPGALKPREVIYRGERGKPICGLGGYQMFDSLAVEAGGNVCVATLVSGCISVIAADGTLVEQVPTGDRVTTNIAFGGPELKTAYITLSGKGELIAMDWPRGGLPLNFLNK from the coding sequence ATGTCCAACGTCCGCATTCTCGCCACCGACCTCGAATTTCCCGAAGGGCCGGTCGTGATGCCGGACGGCTCCGTCGTGCTGGTGGAAATCCGCGGCCAGCGCCTGACGCGTGTTTATCCGGACGGCCGCAAGGAGATCGTCGCGAAGGTACCGGGGGGCCCCAATGGCGCAGCCCTCGGGCCGGACGGCAAGATGTACATCTGCAACAATGGCGGCTTCTCCTGGCTTCCGGCCGGCAAGATGATCATGCCGGGCCCGCAACCGGACGATTATCGCGGCGGCTCGATCCAGCGCGTCGATCTGCAATCCGGCAAAGTCGAGACCGTCGTGAGCAAATGCGGCGCGCATGATCTGCGCGGGCCGAACGATCTCGTCTTCGACAAACACGGCGGCCTGTGGTTCTCCGAGCTCGGCAAGCGTCGCGCGCGCGAAATGGATGTCGGCGGCATGTACTATCTCAAGCCCGGCATGGAAGAGATCGTCGAGATCGTGCACGGCGTGCTGCCAGCGAACGGCATCGGGCTCTCGCCGGATGAAAACACGGTCTACATCGCGGAGACACCGACCGGGCGGCTCTGGGCCTATGAGCTCTCTGCGCCCGGCGCCCTGAAACCGCGCGAGGTGATCTATCGCGGCGAGCGCGGCAAGCCGATCTGTGGCCTCGGCGGCTACCAGATGTTCGACTCGCTCGCGGTCGAAGCTGGTGGCAATGTCTGCGTCGCCACGCTCGTCTCCGGCTGCATCTCGGTGATCGCGGCCGACGGCACGCTGGTGGAGCAGGTGCCGACCGGCGACCGCGTCACCACCAACATCGCCTTTGGCGGCCCCGAGCTGAAGACCGCCTACATCACGCTGTCGGGCAAGGGCGAGCTGATCGCCATGGACTGGCCGCGCGGCGGTTTGCCGTTGAATTTTCTGAACAAGTGA
- a CDS encoding GNAT family N-acetyltransferase gives MPWPDPITLRGQHARLEPLSHQHHEGLVEAVKDGELSKLWYTAIPLPENMGKEIDRRLGLQAAGSMLPFTVFDAAGNIVGMTTYMNIDAANRRVEIGSTWYGKSAQRGPLNTQCKLLLLRHAFETLNCIAVEFRTHFFNHQSRRAIERLGAKQDGILRSHQVAPNGTLRDTVVYSITAAEWPTVQAHLEFQLNDKPR, from the coding sequence ATGCCCTGGCCCGACCCCATCACCCTGCGCGGACAGCACGCCCGTCTCGAGCCGCTGTCGCATCAGCATCACGAGGGGCTGGTGGAGGCGGTGAAGGATGGCGAGCTGTCGAAGCTCTGGTACACCGCCATCCCGCTGCCGGAGAACATGGGTAAGGAGATCGACCGCCGCCTCGGCCTTCAGGCCGCGGGCTCGATGCTGCCGTTCACCGTGTTCGATGCAGCCGGCAACATCGTCGGCATGACGACCTACATGAACATCGATGCCGCCAACCGCCGCGTCGAGATCGGCTCGACCTGGTATGGCAAGAGCGCACAGCGCGGCCCGCTCAACACGCAATGCAAGCTCTTGCTGCTGCGGCACGCCTTCGAAACCCTGAACTGTATCGCGGTCGAGTTCCGCACGCATTTCTTCAACCACCAGAGCCGCCGCGCCATCGAGCGCCTCGGCGCCAAACAGGACGGCATTTTGCGCAGCCACCAGGTCGCGCCGAACGGCACGCTGCGCGATACCGTGGTCTACAGCATCACGGCCGCCGAGTGGCCGACGGTGCAGGCGCATCTCGAATTTCAACTCAACGACAAGCCGCGCTGA
- a CDS encoding GMC family oxidoreductase, translating to MDRFDYVIVGAGSAGCVLTSRLSEDPNTSVCVLEAGPSDWHPYIHLPAGFIKTFHMKSINWAYQQEVGPYTGGRSIYAPRGKTLGGSSSINGHIYNRGQRMDFDTWAQMGNRGWGYADVLPYFRRLEKRVGEGEDTYRGREGSLTVTTMDWRDPLCEAFMEGAVSLGIPRNPDYNGKTQEGVSYCQRTIDKGLRVSGSTAFLKPAMKRPNVHVHTHAHATEIIFEGKRAVGVRYMKGGRGGHPVEVRANKEVILSGGTYNSPQLLQLSGVGSPDLLQAHGIQVRHALPVGEGLQDHYAPRTVARVKNIKTINELRRGFSLWIEALKWATARRGLLSLSPTMVYCFWHSGESAESSDLQLTFTPASYKEGVQGQLEDEPGMTVASWQQRPESRGYVHIRSNDPFAPPIIQTNYLDAELDRRVIVGGMKLARNLLKSAPLSPYYAYEDFPGPNVNTDDEFLHAATERGTTTFHPGCTCRMGPADSTWAVVDDQLRVHGLEGLRVIDASVMPRMISANLNASTMMIADRASDLIRGKQPMEAARVPDVAVA from the coding sequence ATGGATAGATTTGATTATGTGATCGTCGGCGCGGGCTCCGCCGGCTGCGTGCTCACCAGCCGGCTCAGCGAAGACCCCAACACCAGCGTCTGCGTGCTGGAAGCAGGCCCCAGCGACTGGCATCCCTACATCCATCTGCCGGCCGGCTTCATCAAGACCTTCCACATGAAGAGCATCAACTGGGCCTACCAGCAGGAGGTCGGGCCCTACACCGGCGGGCGCAGCATCTACGCGCCGCGCGGCAAGACGCTCGGCGGCTCGTCCTCGATCAACGGCCACATCTACAACCGCGGCCAGCGCATGGACTTCGACACCTGGGCGCAGATGGGCAATCGCGGCTGGGGCTATGCCGACGTGCTGCCCTATTTCCGGCGGCTTGAGAAACGCGTGGGCGAGGGCGAGGACACCTATCGCGGCCGCGAGGGCAGCCTCACCGTCACCACCATGGACTGGCGAGATCCGCTCTGCGAAGCCTTCATGGAAGGCGCGGTCTCGCTCGGCATTCCCCGCAACCCCGATTACAACGGCAAGACCCAGGAAGGCGTCTCCTACTGCCAGCGCACCATCGACAAGGGTTTGCGCGTTTCCGGCTCGACTGCGTTCCTCAAGCCCGCGATGAAGCGACCGAACGTGCATGTCCACACGCATGCGCACGCGACCGAGATCATTTTCGAGGGCAAGCGCGCCGTCGGCGTGCGCTACATGAAGGGCGGCCGTGGCGGTCATCCTGTCGAGGTGCGCGCCAACAAGGAAGTGATCCTCTCCGGCGGCACCTATAATTCGCCGCAACTGCTCCAGCTCTCCGGTGTCGGCTCGCCGGATCTATTGCAGGCCCATGGCATCCAGGTGCGCCACGCGCTGCCGGTCGGCGAAGGCCTCCAGGATCATTACGCGCCGCGCACGGTGGCGCGGGTCAAGAACATCAAGACCATCAACGAGCTTCGCCGCGGCTTCTCGTTGTGGATCGAGGCGCTGAAATGGGCGACCGCGCGCCGCGGCCTGCTCTCGTTGTCGCCGACCATGGTCTATTGCTTCTGGCACTCCGGCGAGAGCGCCGAGAGTTCCGACCTCCAGCTCACCTTCACGCCGGCGTCCTACAAGGAAGGCGTGCAGGGCCAGCTCGAGGACGAGCCCGGCATGACGGTGGCCTCCTGGCAGCAGCGCCCCGAGAGTCGCGGCTATGTTCACATCCGCTCCAATGATCCGTTCGCGCCGCCGATCATCCAGACCAACTATCTCGACGCCGAGCTCGACCGCCGCGTCATCGTCGGCGGCATGAAGCTCGCACGCAACCTTTTGAAGAGCGCGCCGCTGTCGCCCTATTACGCCTACGAGGATTTCCCCGGCCCCAACGTCAACACCGACGATGAATTCCTGCACGCCGCCACCGAGCGCGGCACCACAACCTTCCACCCCGGCTGCACCTGCCGCATGGGCCCTGCGGATTCGACCTGGGCGGTGGTCGACGACCAGCTCCGCGTCCACGGCCTCGAAGGCCTCCGCGTCATCGACGCCTCCGTGATGCCGCGCATGATCTCGGCGAACCTCAACGCCTCCACCATGATGATCGCCGACCGCGCCTCGGACCTGATCCGCGGCAAGCAGCCGATGGAAGCCGCGCGCGTTCCGGACGTTGCGGTGGCGTGA